In one window of Spodoptera frugiperda isolate SF20-4 chromosome 11, AGI-APGP_CSIRO_Sfru_2.0, whole genome shotgun sequence DNA:
- the LOC118274986 gene encoding uncharacterized protein LOC118274986, with protein MGSPHEFDFSKILDQTQYTYLSESLTNKDEFERPLGRSTRGEKSPWAPPLKDSLVNRLRPMVVMVGALEVVIGLTLALAVILYEHDYNELYDTVDTGLVGLMSCGGLVVLTISGIMLLTSVFYDKKRLMRYHILLSTILCVYIFALSVVKIHFAIVVLERDIRKLILPESRHFLVSNACVIGISTMSGSVIHFIANVTVFTYYNLKYLRPILFNCGP; from the exons ATGGGGAGTCCACATGAATTTGACTTTAGCAAAATCCTGGATCAAACACAGTACACATATTTGTCAGAAAGTTTGACAAATAAAGATGAGTTCGAAAGGCCTTTGGGAAGGTCTACGAGGGGGGAGAAAAGTCCATGGGCTCCTCCGTTGAAGGACTCCTTGGTGAACCGTCTCCGACCCATGGTGGTGATGGTAGGTGCCCTCGAAGTGGTCATTGGACTGACCCTGGCACTTGCCGTCATATTGTACGAACATGATTACAATGAGCTGTATGATACTGTTGATACTGGTC TTGTAGGTTTGATGTCATGTGGTGGACTAGTAGTCCTAACTATCAGCGGAATAATGCTGTTAACTTCAGTATTCTATGACAAAAAGAGACTTATGAGG TATCACATTTTACTATCAACAATACTATGCGTGTACATATTCGCATTATCTGTTGTGAAGATTCATTTTGCTATTGTCGTACTTGAAAGAG ATATACGCAAATTAATTCTACCAGAAAGCAGACACTTTCTGGTGAGCAACGCGTGTGTTATTGGCATCAGTACTATGTCTGGATCAG TGATTCATTTCATCGCAAATGTAACTGTGTTTACATATTACAATTTGAAGTACTTACGGCCGATTTTATTCAATTGCGGACcttaa